The segment CCTGCCGGACGGCTATTGGTCGGATTACAGTTACGGCTTGCCGATCACGACCGTTCATCCGAACGATAACCGTGCGATCCATTGGGGCGCCGACGATTACGGGGTTGCGGCTGTGTACTACACGAAAAGCAGCCTTGGTTCACGTGGCCGCATGGGCAGCATGCCGAATGTTCCCGGCTATTGGGCGCATTCGCAGGAATCGTTCTACAGCGTGAACGGCGCCGTGGCGCAATGCCAATCGAATGGCCAGTGGAAGATATTCAGCCGTTGCTACGGCGCTACGGCAAGAATCGGCCGCGGCAGCAGACAGATTACCCAGTGCGATTAGTGCATAGCGTGCTCGCTTAAGCGGGCGCGGGATGTATTTAACCAACCAAAACCGAAAACCTATGCATTTCATGGCGGTTACGTCTGTGATCGTTAATGACCCATGTGTAATTAACCGCCCGTAAATCGATCAGGCATATAATCAGAATCGGCATAAAAGCCCATTTATATTGAATTTATTGGTGCGGAGAGTATTTTGAGCAATCGATGTTGGGCCATAGTCTGTCTCGCCATCGTGGCGCTTGTTTGCGCCGCGCCCGCCTATGCAACCAACAATTGTCCGACACGCGGCTATGAATTGCAGGGCGATGCGCGCTGCGGCGCGGGTGATCCGAGCCCGCCCACCGCCGGTTCGGTTTCGTTCCCCGGCACATCAAGCCGCGTGCTGCAAGCTTACAATGATTGCGTTTATGTTGATAACAGCACCAGCAAAAAATATTTCATCCCGCTTGGCACCCAGCATGAATGGGCTGCGTTCCGCGCCAACAAGCCGGGCGGGTTGGATGTTCCGGCCATCGACATAGCGATCATGGATCATCGCCAGCAAAAGCCCGGCTTGCCCGCGGCATAAACACTGCATGCTGAACCATGCATGATTCAGCAGCACACCTGCCTTCGCCAGCATTGGGAAGCGTACGGCCTTTGAAGGTGCCGTGACCTCGGTGGTGCTGCCGTGAAACATGGCGATAGTGGCGGCAAGCGCGCGCAACTGTTCATCGCCAAGCGGCGCGTCTTTGCCATAACAAAACCCCTGCACCCGGCTTTCGCGCAGGCAAGCGGTATATTCCGTGCCGTATTGGCTGCCGCTGAAATGGACCACACCGGGAAATGCGCTTGCGCTGATCAGGCGCGGCGTTTGCACGCCTTCCATTTCTATTTTCTCGGCGATGCGCAAGGCATTTTGTGTGCGGTCGAAATTGCTTTGCCAGTTTTTGATGTTTTTGTGCAGCTTCAGAACCGTCACGCCGTCATCCAGCAGGAAGCAGTCCGTGAAGACGCCGGACCCGGCATGGCCGACGATGGTTTCGGCCTGTTCCAGAACGCCTTGCGCGCGCAACTGCTGCGTTAGCGCCGCGATGTCATCGGGCGAGAAATAAACATTCCCAGGCGGAAAAGGCTTCAACATCGTCAAAATGGCATTCAAATATGATCAATAAAAACGGGCGAAAATTGCCCGCAACCGACCTTCCTTCATATCATGGAAGGGGGAAAGTAATAATTCCTATATAAAACAGTGTGTTATATGTATTGTCTTAGTTCTGAAGCATCCGCTTCAGCAATTCCACATCGTCGCGGATCGTAACGTCGAAAGCCGAAAGCTCTTCGATCTTGCGAACGGCGTGGATCACGGTGGTGTGGTCGCGGCCGCCGAACTTGCGGCCGATTTCCGGCAGGCTGCGCGGGGTGAGCTGCTTGGCGAGATACATTGCAACCTGGCGCGGGCGCGCCACCGCGCGGGCGCGGCGGGCGGAATGCATATCGGCAAGGCGGATGTTGTAATGTTCGGCCACGCGCTTCTGGATTTCGTCGATCGTCACGCGGCGATCGGTCGCGCGCAGCACGTCCGCCAGGATTTCCTGCGTCATGGCGACCGAAATTTCGCGCCCGACCAGCTGGGCGTGCGCGACGATACGGTTCAGCGCGCCTTCAAGTTCGCGCACATTGGCCGTGATTTTCTGGGCAAGGAATTCCAGCACCTGTTCCGGCACCGGTTGCCCGAGGTTGCGCGCCTTGGCTTGCAGGATTGCGAGCCGCAGATCGAGCGTGGTCGGGTGAATATCGGCGACCAGGCCCCAACCGAGACGGGAGCGCAGACGCTCTTCGATCTTGTCGAGATCCTGGGGCGATTTATCGGCCGAAACGATGACTTGCCGGTTCTGATCGACCAGTGCGTTGAAGGTATGGAAAAATTCTTCCTGTGTATGTTCGCGGCCGCTGATGAACTGCACGTCGTCGATCATCAGAACATCGACCGAACGAAACTGGTCCTTGAACGCGACCATGTCCCGCGCCTTGAGCGCGCGCACGAACTGGTACATGAATTTTTCGGCCGACATATAAATGACGCGGCGCTGCGGATAATTGTTGCGGATGTGCCAGGCGATGGCGTGCATCAGATGGGTCTTGCCGAGCCCGACCCCGCCATACAGGAAAAGCGGGTTGAAGGTTGCGGCGGCGGCATCGGCCACGCGCCGCGCGGCGGCAAGGGCCAGCTCGTTCGATTTGCCGGCGACGAAGTTATCAAAGGTGAAGCGGGGATCGAGCGGGGCGGCGAAGTTATCAACCTCGGCCCCGGTGCCGGTAAGAATAGCCGCCGATGCCGGTTTCTGCGCGGTTTCTGCGGCGGTTTCCTGCGGGGCGATGGCGGCGACGGTGAAATCGACCTCGCCCTTGCCGCCGGCCTGCCGCCACAGCGCGCGGATAAAATTGCCGTAGTTCTTTTCAACCCAATCGCACATAAAGCGCGTAGGCAGCGCCAGCGCCAGCCCTTCGGATGTTTGGGTATCCGCCATTTGCAGCGGTTCGAGCCAGCGGGTGAAGGCGGTTTCGCCGAAACGCGCGCGCAACTGTGCACGCAGTTGTTGCCACGTTTCCTTGCGGGCCGTGTCGGACGCTGATGCGCCGGTATCGGAACGAACATCGGAAGCCGAATGTTTCACGTCAGTCTCCGTTGCCCGTTCTGCAAGATTACCCGAACCCATCAACCAATCTCCCCAAGAACTCAAGTGAACCAAAAAAGTAAAAAGCCACAAAAAAACTGCCGCTGGAATTCGACGGCAGCCCGATCAGACGGGTTTTTGCGTACTTACGTGCCAGGCAGGAAGGAATTTATAAGTTCAAAGGCGAAAAAATTTCCGGTCGAAAAGATTGTGGACGAAATCTGATACGTCATGGAAATAACCCCGCCGTGATGTGTGTTGCAGCGCGCTTATAAGAAGCAAAACCAGTCAGCGCACCATAGAACGACTCAGGCGAGGAAAGCAACAGGAACAAGACGAGAAAAACAAGAAAGCAAAAATCGTGCGTCGAAAGATTAGTTGCGCAGCAGCGATTACTTTTTTGCCTTCAGCGAACGCACGCCGGCTGAAAGGCGCGAAGTTTTGCGCGAGGCGGTTTTCTTGTTTACCACGCCCTTCGATGCGCCGCGCGCCAGTTCACGCTCCGCTTTCTTTACGGCTTCCTGCGCCGCCTTCGCGTCGCCGCCGCTGATGGCCTGCTCGGCCCTCTTCACGGCAGAGCGCAGGACAGAAAGTCGTGCGCGGTTGACCGCGTTGCGTTTGACGGATTGACGGGCGCGTTTTTCCGCAGATTTGTGCGTAGCCATGAAACAGGGAACCTTTGCTTTTGTCTGATGTTGCTTGCTCTGCCGTGAAGGCCGAGGGCGCGACTCTTACTGCCTCGCCCCCCATGCGTCAAGCTTGGGGGCTGAGAAAATTTAGGTTAATGACGGCAGCACTTCCTTGAAATGACAGGGCAATCAAGGGGTTGATTTTTTTGACGAGAAAAGCCGATTTTGGTATACTAAATGTTAAGAGAATGGGCATGATAAGCGGAGCGCCATGACCACAGAGCTAAGACATAGAACCGTCAACACCGTTGTCCCAAGGGGCCGTTACGGTGCGCTGGAAGCTTTAACCGAAACGCCGCGCGCAGTAGGAACATCTCCCGATACGTTGCTGCAATGGCGCGAAGGCGGTAGCGTAGCGATAGGACGTGTACAGGCGCTTGTGGCAAGGCGTCGCGATACCGATGCCAGATGGGCTGCGGCAGTGAAATTCGGGCCTCAAGTCCAGTAAACTTAAGCCGCCTTCATTA is part of the Alphaproteobacteria bacterium genome and harbors:
- the dnaA gene encoding chromosomal replication initiator protein DnaA, translating into MGSGNLAERATETDVKHSASDVRSDTGASASDTARKETWQQLRAQLRARFGETAFTRWLEPLQMADTQTSEGLALALPTRFMCDWVEKNYGNFIRALWRQAGGKGEVDFTVAAIAPQETAAETAQKPASAAILTGTGAEVDNFAAPLDPRFTFDNFVAGKSNELALAAARRVADAAAATFNPLFLYGGVGLGKTHLMHAIAWHIRNNYPQRRVIYMSAEKFMYQFVRALKARDMVAFKDQFRSVDVLMIDDVQFISGREHTQEEFFHTFNALVDQNRQVIVSADKSPQDLDKIEERLRSRLGWGLVADIHPTTLDLRLAILQAKARNLGQPVPEQVLEFLAQKITANVRELEGALNRIVAHAQLVGREISVAMTQEILADVLRATDRRVTIDEIQKRVAEHYNIRLADMHSARRARAVARPRQVAMYLAKQLTPRSLPEIGRKFGGRDHTTVIHAVRKIEELSAFDVTIRDDVELLKRMLQN
- a CDS encoding 30S ribosomal protein S20, translated to MATHKSAEKRARQSVKRNAVNRARLSVLRSAVKRAEQAISGGDAKAAQEAVKKAERELARGASKGVVNKKTASRKTSRLSAGVRSLKAKK